A genomic region of Magnolia sinica isolate HGM2019 chromosome 6, MsV1, whole genome shotgun sequence contains the following coding sequences:
- the LOC131249553 gene encoding transcription repressor MYB5-like, whose translation MNYLRPDIKSGNIEPDEEDLIVRLHTQLGNRWSLIAKHLTGRSDNEIKNYWNNHLRKKLKHQETDHNANKRVCGGLEDKLVIGSSSHGGGNELGNDVLEILQSVYTRFFEDDDDVQGLDVLNDRKLEKIYEEFSELLKEDESKCS comes from the coding sequence ATGAACTATCTGAGACCCGACATCAAGAGTGGCAACATCGAACCAGACGAAGAGGATCTTATCGTTAGACTCCATACACAACTGGGAAACAGATGGTCTCTCATTGCCAAACATCTGACGGGCCGAAGTGATAATGAAATCAAGAACTACTGGAATAACCATCTCAGAAAGAAACTCAAACACCAGGAAACCGATCACAATGCCAACAAGAGAGTTTGTGGTGGTCTTGAAGACAAGCTTGTAATTGGGTCTTCCAGCCATGGAGGAGGAAATGAACTTGGTAACGACGTTTTGGAAATTTTACAAAGTGTTTATACTAGGTTttttgaagatgatgatgatgttcaaGGCCTTGATGTTCTAAACGATCGCAAGCTGGAGAAGATTTATGAAGAGTTTTCAGAGCTCTTAAAAGAAGATGAAAGCAAGTGCAGCTAG